From Drosophila virilis strain 15010-1051.87 chromosome X, Dvir_AGI_RSII-ME, whole genome shotgun sequence, the proteins below share one genomic window:
- the tyn gene encoding uncharacterized protein tyn, translating to MQAAGNSSSSSSWRSSSSSSSNTQGTARPSRISGGLMLITLGLAMLMMLPGQAMARMAFEKLTDYDFAGTTYYSVKNLSLYECQGWCREEADCQAAAFSFVVNPLSPSQETHCQLQNDSSAANPSAAPQRSANMYYMVKLQLRSENVCHRPWSFERVPNKIIRGLDNALIYTSTKEACLSACLNEKRFICRSVEYDYNNMKCVLSDSDRRSSGQFVQLVDAQGTDYFENLCLKPTQACKNTRSFANARMGVSEEKVAQYVGLHYYTDKELQVTSESACRLACEIESEFLCRSFLYLGQPQGAQYNCRLYHLDHKTLPDGPSTYLNHERPLIDHGEPIGQYFENQCEKSAAAAGTNNSPPGTLDKIDTLPVSLDTIEDPNLTNMTRNDVNCDKTGTCYDVSVHCKDTRIAVQVRTNKPFNGRIYALGRSETCNIDVINSDAFRLDLTMIGQDCNTQSVTGVYSNTVVLQHHSVVMTKADKIYKVKCTYDMSSKNITFGMMPIRDPDMIHINSSPEAPPPRIRILDTRQREVETVRIGDRLNFRIEIPEDTPYGIFARSCVAMAKDARTSFKIIDDDGCPTDPTIFPGFTADGNALQSTYEAFRFTESYGVIFQCNVKYCLGPCEPAVCEWNMESFESLGRRRRRSIESNNTKSEDHMNISQEILVLDFGDEKREFFKADPSTDFAKDKTVTIIEPCPTKTSVLALAVTCALMILLYISTLFCYYMKKWMQPHKIVA from the exons ATGCAAGCCGCAggaaatagcagcagcagcagcagctggcggagcagcagcagcagcagcagcaatacaCAAGGAACAGCCAGACCATCAAGGATCTCTGGCGGGCTGATGCTGATCACGCTGGGATTGGCCATGCTGATGATGCTGCCCGGCCAGGCAATGGCACGCATGGCATTTGAGAAGCTGACAGACTACGATTTCGCGGGCACCACGTACTACAGCGTGAAGAACCTGTCGCTGTACGAGTGCCAGGGCTGGTGTCGCGAGGAGGCCGACTGCCAGGCGGCGGCATTTAGCTTCGTTGTGAATCCTCTGTCGCCGTCACAGGAGACGCACTGCCAGCTGCAGAACGATTCGTCCGCGGCCAATCCATCGGCGGCGCCACAGCGCTCGGCGAACATGTACTACATGGtgaagctgcagctgcgcagCGAGAATGTCTGCCATCGTCCGTGGTCGTTTGAGCGTGTGCCCAACAAGATCATCCGCGGACTGGACAATGCTCTCATCTATACCAGCACCAAGGAGGCGTGTCTGTCGGCCTGCCTGAACGAGAAGCGCTTCATTTGCCGCTCCGTCGAATACGATTACAATAACATGAAGTGTGTGCTCAGCGACTCGGATCGGCGCAGCTCCGGGCAATTTGTCCAGCTGGTGGATGCCCAGGGCACCGACTATTTTGAGAATCTGTGCCTGAAGCCGACGCAGGCGTGCAAGAATACGCGCTCCTTTGCCAACGCCAGAATGGGCGTCTCCGAGGAGAAGGTGGCCCAGTATGTGGGCCTGCACTACTATACGGACAAGGAGCTGCAGGTGACCTCCGAGTCGGCCTGCCGCCTGGCCTGCGAGATCGAATCCGAATTCCTGTGCCGCTCCTTCCTCTACCTGGGCCAGCCCCAGGGCGCCCAATACAATTGCCGGCTGTATCATCTGGATCACAAGACGCTGCCCGATGGCCCCTCCACCTATCTGAATCACGAGCGTCCGCTGATCGATCATGGCGAGCCCATTGGCCAGTACTTTGAGAATCAATGCGAGAAGTCTGCCGCAGCCGCTGGCACCAACAACTCGCCGCCCGGCACGCTGGACAAGATCGATACACTGCCCGTCAGCCTGGACACCATCGAGGATCCCAACTTGACCAACATGACGCGCAACGATGTCAACTGCGACAAGACGGGCACCTGCTACGACG TTTCCGTGCACTGCAAGGACACACGCATTGCCGTACAGGTGCGCACCAACAAGCCCTTCAATGGACGCATCTACGCCTTGGGCCGCTCGGAGACCTGCAACATTGATGTGATCAATTCGGATGCCTTCCGCCTCGATCTGACCATGATCGGACAGGATTGCAATACGCAGAGCGTG ACTGGCGTCTACTCGAACACGGTGGTGCTGCAGCACCACAGCGTCGTGATGACCAAGGCGGACAAGATCTACAAGGTGAAGTGCACATATGATATGAGCTCCAAGAACATCACGTTCGGCATGATGCCCATACGCGATCCCGATATGATACACATTAACTCATCGCCGGAGGCGCCACCACCAAGGATTCGCATCCTGGATACACGCCAACGCGAGGTGGAAACTGTGCGCATTGGCGATCGCCTCAACTTCCGCATCGAGATACCCGAAGACA CTCCTTACGGCATCTTTGCACGCAGCTGCGTTGCCATGGCCAAGGATGCACGCACCAGCTTCAAGATCATCGACGACGATGGCTGCCCCACAGATCCCACCATTTTCCCCGGCTTCACCGCCGACGGCAATGCGCTGCAGTCCACCTATGAGGCATTCCGCTTTACCGAGAGCTACGGAGTCATCTTCCAGTGCAATGTCAAATACTGTCTGGGCCCCTGTGAGCCGGCCGTCTGCGAATGGAACATGGAGTCATTCGAATCTCTGGGCAGAAGGCGTCGTCGTTCCATCGAGAG CAATAACACCAAGAGCGAGGATCATATGAACATCTCGCAGGAGATATTGGTCTTGGACTTTGGCGATGAGAAGCGTGAATTCTTCAAGGCGGATCCAAGCACAGACTTTGCCAAAG ACAAGACTGTCACCATTATCGAGCCATGCCCCACGAAGACGTCGGTGCTGGCGCTGGCCGTTACCTGTGCGCTCATGATCCTGCTCTATATCTCCACATTGTTCTGCTACTACATGAAGAAATGGATGCAGCCGCACAAAATCGTAGCATAA
- the CCT6 gene encoding T-complex protein 1 subunit zeta: MASISLLNPKAEFARAAQALAINISAAKGLQDVMRTNLGPKGTVKMLVSGAGDIKITKDGNVLLHDMQIQHPTASMIARASTAQDDSTGDGTTTTVMLIGELLKQADIYLSEGLHPRIMAEGFEKARDKALEVLDQVKVPVEINKKNLMEIANTSLKTKVHPLLADLLTDVCVDAVLTIAGDKKQPVDLHMVELMEMQHKTDTDTQLVRGLVMDHGARHPDMPKRLEKAYILTANVSLEYEKAEVNSGFFYKTATEREAFVRAEREFIDQRVKKVIELKRSVCDGTDKTFVLINQKGIDPISLDALAKEGILALRRAKRRNMERLALACGGTAMNSFDDLQEEHLGYAGSVYEHVLGENKYTFVEDCKNPLSVTILIKGPNKHTITQIKDAIRDGLRAINNTIGDKALVPGAGAFEVRAHNELTKYKETVKGKARLAVQAFADALLVIPKTLAINSGYDAQDTIVKLTVEDRLSPELVGLDLATGEPMKPADLGVYDNYIVKKQILNSCSIIASNLLLVDEVMRAGMTSLKG; the protein is encoded by the exons ATGGCTTCCATCAGCTTGTTGAACCCAAAGGCTGAATTTGCGCGTGCTGCACAGGCTCTGGCCATTAACATCAGCGCCGCCAAAGGCTTGCAGGATGTGATGCGCACCAATTTGGGACCAAAAGGCACAGTTAAAAT GCTTGTCTCCGGCGCTGGCGACATCAAGATCACGAAGGATGGCAATGTGCTGCTGCATGACATGCAAATCCAGCATCCGACTGCTTCGATGATCGCACGTGCCAGCACCGCACAGGATGATTCCACTGGCGATGGCACCACCACCACGGTGATGCTAATTGGTGAGCTGCTGAAGCAAGCCGACATCTATTTGTCGGAGGGCTTGCATCCACGCATTATGGCCGAAGGCTTTGAGAAGGCACGCGACAAGGCGCTGGAAGTGCTCGACCAGGTGAAGGTGCCCGTCGAGATTAACAAGAAGAATCTGATGGAAATTGCCAACACCAGCTTGAAGACAAAGGTGCATCCGCTGTTGGCCGATCTCCTGACGGACGTGTGCGTTGATGCTGTGCTGACCATTGCCGGCGACAAGAAGCAGCCCGTTGATCTGCACATGGTCGAGCTGATGGAGATGCAGCACAAGACCGACACAGACACGCAACTGGTGCGTGGCTTGGTCATGGACCATGGCGCTCGTCATCCCGACATGCCCAAGCGTCTGGAGAAGGCCTATATTCTTACTGCCAACGTTTCGCTGGAGTACGAGAAGGCTGAAGTGAACTCTGGTTTCTTTTACAAAACGGCCACGGAGCGTGAGGCATTTGTGCGCGCCGAGCGCGAGTTTATTGATCAACGCGTCAAGAAGGTCATCGAGCTGAAGCGTTCCGTTTGCGATGGCACCGACAAGACCTTTGTGCTGATCAATCAGAAGGGCATCGACCCCATCTCTTTGGATGCACTGGCCAAGGAGGGCATTCTGGCGCTGCGTCGCGCCAAGCGCCGCAACATGGAGCGTTTGGCTCTCGCCTGCGGCGGCACTGCCATGAATTCGTTCGATGATCTGCAGGAGGAACATCTGGGCTATGCTGGGTCGGTTTACGAGCATGTTCTCGGCGAGAACAAGTACACGTTCGTGGAGGACTGCAAGAATCCGTTGTCGGTGACAATTCTGATCAAGGGTCCCAACAAGCACACAATTACCCAGATCAAGGACGCCATCCGTGACGGCCTGCGCGCCATCAATAATACCATTGGCGATAAGGCTCTGGTGCCTGGCGCTGGCGCCTTCGAGGTGCGCGCTCACAACGAGCTAACCAAGTATAAGGAGACGGTGAAGGGCAAGGCCCGGCTAGCCGTCCAGGCCTTTGCCGATGCCCTGCTGGTCATACCCAAGACGTTGGCCATTAACAGCGGCTATGATGCCCAGGACACCATTGTCAAGCTAACGGTCGAGGATAGGCTCAGTCCGGAACTGGTTGGTCTTGATCTGGCCACTGGCGAGCCCATGAAACCCGCCGACCTGGGCGTCTATGACAATTACATTGTCAAGAAGCAGATCCTTAACTCCTGCTCCATCATTGCCAGCAATTTGTTGCTAGTCGACGAGGTTATGCGTGCGGGCATGACCAGCCTCAAGGGCTAG